One segment of Vagococcus martis DNA contains the following:
- a CDS encoding dihydrolipoyllysine-residue acetyltransferase: protein MAFKFKLPDIGEGIAEGEIVKLFVKEGDTINEDDTLLEVQNDKSVEEIPSPVTGKVLKVLVSEGTVANVGDVLVEIDAPGHEDEEETVAPAEEATAPVASAPAASTGGVFQFKLPDIGEGIAEGEIVKWFVSAGDTINEDDTLLEVQNDKSVEEIPSPVTGKVVNVLVPEGTVANVGDVLVEIDAPGHNDAPATSAPATETPAAAPTASTPAASSEPTGKPSARVLAMPSVRQYARAKGVDITLVTPTGKGGRVVKSDIDNFGSAPVAQSVEKVAVSEEKVSVAPAAEASKPAAPFVGMPEVEVREKMTPTRKAIAKAMVNSKHTAPHVTLHDDVEVSKLWDHRKKFKDVAATRNTKLTFLPYVVKALTATMQKFPTLNASIDDATNEIVYKHYYNIGIATDTDHGLYVPNVKQANTKSMFDIADEINEKAALAIEGKLTAADMRDGTVTISNIGSVGGGWFTPVINYPEVAILGVGTITQQPVVNEDGEIVVGRMMKLSLSFDHRIVDGATAQKAMNNIKRLLADPELLLMEG from the coding sequence ATGGCTTTTAAATTTAAATTACCAGACATTGGTGAAGGTATCGCAGAAGGCGAAATCGTTAAATTGTTTGTTAAAGAAGGCGACACAATCAACGAAGACGATACGTTATTAGAGGTACAAAATGATAAATCAGTAGAAGAAATTCCTTCTCCTGTAACAGGTAAAGTACTAAAAGTTCTTGTTTCAGAAGGAACAGTAGCAAACGTTGGTGACGTATTAGTTGAAATCGACGCACCAGGACATGAAGATGAAGAAGAAACAGTCGCTCCAGCTGAAGAAGCAACTGCACCAGTAGCAAGTGCTCCTGCAGCTAGCACAGGCGGAGTATTCCAATTCAAATTACCAGATATCGGTGAAGGTATCGCAGAAGGCGAAATCGTAAAATGGTTTGTTTCTGCTGGAGATACAATCAATGAAGACGATACATTGTTAGAAGTACAAAATGATAAATCAGTAGAAGAAATTCCTTCTCCTGTAACAGGTAAAGTAGTTAACGTATTAGTACCTGAAGGAACAGTAGCAAACGTTGGTGATGTATTAGTAGAAATTGATGCACCAGGACATAACGATGCTCCTGCAACAAGTGCACCAGCTACTGAAACGCCAGCAGCAGCTCCAACTGCAAGTACACCAGCAGCATCAAGTGAGCCAACTGGTAAACCAAGTGCTCGTGTATTAGCAATGCCATCAGTACGTCAATATGCTCGTGCTAAAGGTGTTGATATTACGTTAGTAACACCAACAGGTAAAGGTGGACGTGTGGTTAAATCTGATATTGATAACTTTGGTTCAGCTCCAGTAGCTCAATCAGTTGAAAAAGTTGCTGTATCTGAAGAGAAAGTTTCTGTTGCACCAGCAGCTGAAGCATCTAAACCAGCAGCACCATTTGTTGGTATGCCTGAAGTTGAAGTTCGTGAAAAAATGACTCCAACACGTAAAGCAATTGCTAAAGCAATGGTGAACAGCAAACATACTGCACCTCATGTAACATTACATGATGATGTTGAAGTATCTAAATTATGGGATCACCGTAAGAAATTTAAAGATGTTGCAGCAACAAGAAATACTAAATTAACTTTCTTGCCATATGTTGTTAAAGCATTAACTGCAACTATGCAAAAATTCCCAACATTAAATGCATCAATTGATGACGCAACAAACGAAATTGTTTACAAACATTACTATAACATTGGTATCGCAACTGATACTGATCATGGTTTATATGTACCAAACGTTAAACAAGCTAACACTAAGAGCATGTTTGATATTGCAGATGAAATTAACGAAAAAGCAGCTTTAGCTATTGAAGGTAAATTAACTGCAGCTGATATGCGTGATGGTACTGTAACAATTAGTAACATTGGTTCTGTTGGTGGCGGATGGTTTACACCAGTTATTAACTACCCAGAAGTTGCTATCTTAGGTGTTGGTACAATTACACAACAACCTGTCGTAAACGAAGATGGAGAAATTGTTGTTGGAAGAATGATGAAATTATCATTAAGCTTTGACCACCGTATCGTTGATGGAGCAACAGCACAAAAAGCAATGAACAATATTAAACGTTTATTAGCTGATCCAGAATTATTATTAATGGAAGGATAA
- a CDS encoding alpha-ketoacid dehydrogenase subunit beta, which translates to MAQKTMIQAITDALAIELEANPDVLVFGEDVGNNGGVFRATEGLQEKFGVDRVFDTPLAESGIGGLAFGLALENFRPVAEIQFFGFVFEVMDEIIGQMARTRYRMSGTRNIPVTIRAPFGGGVHTPEMHADNLEGLIAQSPGVRVVIPSNPYDAKGLLISAIRDNDPVVFLEHMKLYRSFREEVPEEAYTVPLDKAAVTREGTDVSIITYGAMVREAIKAAEALEKDGISVEIIDLRTVAPLDVDTIIASVEKTGRVVVVQEAQRQAGVGAQVVSEISERAVLSLEAPIGRVSAPDTVYPFGQAEGAWLPNASDIEEKVREIHSF; encoded by the coding sequence ATGGCACAAAAAACAATGATTCAAGCAATTACAGATGCTTTAGCAATAGAACTTGAAGCAAATCCAGATGTATTAGTATTTGGTGAAGATGTTGGTAATAACGGTGGGGTATTCCGTGCCACTGAAGGATTACAAGAAAAATTTGGTGTAGATCGTGTATTTGATACACCATTAGCTGAATCAGGTATCGGTGGTTTAGCATTCGGTTTAGCTTTAGAAAACTTCCGTCCAGTAGCAGAAATCCAGTTCTTTGGTTTCGTATTTGAAGTAATGGATGAAATTATCGGACAAATGGCTCGTACTCGTTACCGTATGAGTGGTACTCGTAATATTCCAGTTACAATCCGCGCACCATTTGGTGGTGGGGTTCATACTCCTGAAATGCATGCGGATAACTTAGAAGGTTTAATCGCTCAATCACCAGGTGTACGTGTGGTTATCCCAAGTAATCCATATGACGCAAAAGGATTATTAATTTCAGCTATTCGTGACAACGATCCAGTTGTTTTCTTAGAGCACATGAAATTATACCGTTCATTCCGTGAAGAAGTTCCAGAAGAAGCTTACACAGTTCCTTTAGATAAAGCAGCTGTAACTCGTGAAGGAACAGATGTTTCAATTATTACTTACGGAGCAATGGTTCGTGAAGCAATCAAAGCAGCAGAAGCATTAGAAAAAGATGGCATCTCTGTTGAAATCATTGACTTAAGAACAGTTGCACCATTAGATGTAGATACAATTATTGCCTCTGTTGAGAAAACAGGACGTGTTGTAGTCGTTCAAGAAGCTCAAAGACAAGCCGGAGTTGGCGCTCAAGTTGTTTCAGAAATTTCAGAAAGAGCGGTTCTTTCTTTAGAAGCACCAATCGGACGTGTGTCAGCACCTGATACAGTTTATCCATTTGGTCAAGCAGAAGGTGCATGGTTACCAAATGCATCAGATATCGAAGAAAAAGTAAGAGAAATTCATTCATTCTAA